GCCTCCCCCAGCATGGGGGTGAGCGCCTGCAGCCCGGCGATGATGGCGGCGGTCTCCGACGGGGCGAACCTGGGCGCGTCGTCGACCGCGACCGTGTGGGTGAGGCTCACGACGTCGTCGCGCTCGAGGGCGTCCCAGTCGATGTCGAAGAGATCCTCGTGCTGGTAGCTCAGCGTCTCCCCCGGTACGCCCGCCGTGCCGAGGAAGCGCACGAGCGCGCGCAGCAGTTCGGGTGCGACGTCGAAGGCCGCCGCCAGCTGCGGGACGGGGGTCGGGCCGTGCTCGCGCAGGTACGGGATCAGCGAGAGCAGCAGCAGCACCCGGTCGGGTGCGAGCACGCGCTTACGCATCGGGGCCTCCCTCGTCGTCGGCCGCGACCGGAACCGCGGGAGCGCTCGGGCTCGCGGGAGCGGCGCCGATCGGCGGCGCGCCGTGGGCCGCCGCGATGCGGCGCAGGCCGTCGGCGACGAGACCCCGAAGGCTCTCGGGAGACGTCACCACGGCGTCCGCCCCGTAACCGATGATCTCCTCGGCGAAGAGATGCGGGTCGAGCACGCCGATGGTGAGACGCACACGGTCCTCGGAGCGGCCGCCGCACGCCTCGGCGGCCCGACCCCCGCGCGCCGCTCCGTCACCGGAGCCGGGTTCGCACGGCGGCGCGTCCTCGGCGCTCGCCGGCGTGTTCATCGCACCCAAAGCGCGCGGCGCGAGCCGCGCTTCCGCGACGCTGCCGCAGCGCACCAGCACCTCGGCTCGGCGCTGCTCGCGCAGGGCGAGCAGCGCGGCGATCGCGGGCTCGCCGCGCTCCCGCAGAGCGGGATCGAAGCGCTCAGCCGCGACGCGCACCTCGCCGGAGATGCGGGAGAGCAGGAACACCCGATCCGCCTCGCGGTCGAGATCCCACGAGATGAGGTGCCAGCGCCCGTCGACCCGATGCAGCCGCAGCGGCGCCACGCGGCGCTCGAGCGGGGCGGCGCGCCCCGGCAGCGTGTAGTCGAAGCGCGCGATCCGACCCTCGTCGATGGCGCGCTGCAGCGGGGCCGCGGCCGGCTCGGCCGTGCCGAGGCTCGGGGCGACGCCGAGGTGCTGCACGTCGAGCCCAGCCCCGAGCGCCTCGAGCTTCATCGTGGCCCGCCGCGACTCGGCGCTCAGGCTCCCCTCGCTCCAGGCGAGCGCCGCGAGGCGCAGCAGCATGAGCTCGCGCTCGTCGAAGCGGAGCTCGCTCGGGAACTCGAGCTGCTCCTTCGAGATGCGGTAGCGGGTGAGCTGGTTGTTGCCCGGTTGCAGGGGTGAGTCGAGCGTATCGATCTGGATGCCGAGCTCGCGCAGCTGCTCCTTGTCGCGCTCGAACTGCCGGTCGAGGGCGGCGCGCTCCGACGCGGATCGCGCGCGACCGGCGTAGCCGTGCACGGTCGACAGCAGCTCCTGCTTCGTGAGCCCCTCGGGGCTCACGACCAGGGCGAGCACCAGGCTGAAGACGCGCTGCTCGCCCGGAACGCGACCGGGCACCCGGACCTCAGCCGACCCCGATGATGTCGACCACCACGACCTTCGCGTCGGCGTCCGACTCGTTCTCGATGATGACGACCTGCGAGCCGACCTTCTTGCCCGTCAGCTGGTCGCGGAAGGTGTAGCCCGACTCGGAGACCTGCTGCTCGTTGCCGAGCCCCATCAGGCCCGTGTCCCAGCTGTTGGTCTGCACGGCCCCGTCCCAGCCCACCACGAGCAGCTGCGCGACGACGTTGTCGTCGGCCTCGACCTCGGCGCCGTCGCCCTCGACGCGCACGGCCGACGAGGTGCCGGCGGGCGCGTCGCGGGGCGGCAGCACGATGCCGGGACGACCCTCGTGGTCGGTGACGACGGCCGGGTAGCCGTTCGGCAGACCGCGCGCGGAACCCTGCGCGGCGAGCGGACCGGTCGAGACGACGTCGATCACGCCGACGAGCGGGGCGTCGGGGCTGCCTCCCAGCTGCATCGCGAGCTGCGAGCCCTCCTCGGGTGCGATCGCGATGACGACCCGGTCGCCGGGCGCGGCGCAGCGCAGCGATTCGCTGAGCGGGTTCGGGGCGTCCTCGGACACCATCAGGAACTCAGCCGACTGATCCGCCGCGGCGAAGCCCGGGCTCTCGTAGAGCGGCTCGCCGCTCGTCGAGTCGAAGAACGCCATGTTGACGCCCACGAGCGACTGCTCGTCGGCGACGCGGCTGCGATCCTCGGCCTCGTCGACCACCGTGCGCTGCGTGGAGAGCACCTGCAGATCGTCGGGGATCGACACGTCGGGGGTCTCGCCGAAACCGCCGCTCACCTGCACGC
The genomic region above belongs to Leucobacter muris and contains:
- a CDS encoding helix-turn-helix transcriptional regulator translates to MPGRVPGEQRVFSLVLALVVSPEGLTKQELLSTVHGYAGRARSASERAALDRQFERDKEQLRELGIQIDTLDSPLQPGNNQLTRYRISKEQLEFPSELRFDERELMLLRLAALAWSEGSLSAESRRATMKLEALGAGLDVQHLGVAPSLGTAEPAAAPLQRAIDEGRIARFDYTLPGRAAPLERRVAPLRLHRVDGRWHLISWDLDREADRVFLLSRISGEVRVAAERFDPALRERGEPAIAALLALREQRRAEVLVRCGSVAEARLAPRALGAMNTPASAEDAPPCEPGSGDGAARGGRAAEACGGRSEDRVRLTIGVLDPHLFAEEIIGYGADAVVTSPESLRGLVADGLRRIAAAHGAPPIGAAPASPSAPAVPVAADDEGGPDA
- a CDS encoding peptidylprolyl isomerase; its protein translation is MLRRLVPATAAAALLLAGVTGCSAQQAAAADCEPTLHPGAMSDGVQVSGGFGETPDVSIPDDLQVLSTQRTVVDEAEDRSRVADEQSLVGVNMAFFDSTSGEPLYESPGFAAADQSAEFLMVSEDAPNPLSESLRCAAPGDRVVIAIAPEEGSQLAMQLGGSPDAPLVGVIDVVSTGPLAAQGSARGLPNGYPAVVTDHEGRPGIVLPPRDAPAGTSSAVRVEGDGAEVEADDNVVAQLLVVGWDGAVQTNSWDTGLMGLGNEQQVSESGYTFRDQLTGKKVGSQVVIIENESDADAKVVVVDIIGVG